The following proteins are co-located in the Papaver somniferum cultivar HN1 unplaced genomic scaffold, ASM357369v1 unplaced-scaffold_128, whole genome shotgun sequence genome:
- the LOC113331871 gene encoding uncharacterized protein LOC113331871, with protein sequence MENRGGCGCEIPWISLKMVVHGDYDRADSGVIAGGFGGGRGVDCGVCWNLNVSQSGYDEIDLEKATPEQKKYYKEKVRKDAKALTVIQEGVDDTIFPKLSLCTRAKEAWNLFKEKFEGTDKTIMTVNAMRAYGEEISDQKIVEKVLRSLPHKYDHVFAAIEESKDLSKYTFNDLMGSLQAHEQRLNRLENEEFEEKALWEKKGGNQSCSIYKRNNHSTEECYFKDNKKKALQCYNCKRFGHTEKYCRSKPREEHAQFCVDTKYDELVLL encoded by the exons ATGGAAAACAGAGGTGGTTGTGGTTGTGAAATACCATGGATTTCTCTGAAGATGGTGGTGCATGGAGATTACGATCGTGCTGATAGTGGTGTTATTGCTGGTGGATTTGGCGGTGGTCGTGGTGTTGATTGTGGGGTTTGTTGGAATTTGAATGTGTCAC AATCTGGTTATGATGAAATCGATCTAGAGAAAGCAACTCCAGAGCAGAAAAAATATTACAAAGAGAAGGTGAGAAAGGATGCTAAAGCATTGACTGTCATACAAGAAGGTGTAGACGATacaatttttccaaagctttctTTATGCACAAGAGCAAAAGAGGCATGGAATCTTTTCAAAGAAAAATTCGAAGGTACAGATAAAACAATTATG ACTGTTAATGCAATGAGAGCTTATGGTGAAGAAATATCTGACCAGAAAATCGTGGAAAAGGTATTACGTTCTCTTCCTCACAAATATGATCATGTTTTTGCTGCTATTGAAGAATCAAAAGATTTATCGAAATATACTTTTAATGATCTTATGGGTTCTCTTCAAGCACATGAACAAAGATTAAACAGGTTGGAGAATGAAGAGTTTGAAGAGAAAGCACTTTGGGAAAAGAAAGGTGGAAACCAGTCTTGTTCAATTTATAAGAGAAATAATCATTCTACTGAAGAATGTTACTTCAAAGACAATAAGAAAAAAGCATTACAGTGTTACAACTGCAAGAGATTTGGTCATACTGAAAAATATTGTCGTAGCAAGCCAAGGGAGGAGCATGCACAATTCTGTGTGGATACAAAATATGATGAGTTAGTTTTGTTGTAG
- the LOC113332073 gene encoding protein WHAT'S THIS FACTOR 1 homolog has protein sequence MATKNKISSLLKTLISSFSNHYPSNSSLQNLTNPNYNYQSSSPFSTSFLRTKSPFKKNRKKKDTPRTKSVQHESHQIQHFEQIVQRDISFRFLTRSKEYLSKQPQHIIRLDDAGKLYRELGFPRGRKVNKSIDKHPLLYEIYRHVDNKVWFGFTDLMEDLIDEEKRIMDLMEKDRVIKVIKLLMISADKRIPLSKIYHCRLLFGIPEDFRDRVDKYSDYFRIVVEEDGKRILELVKWDSSLAVSELEREYMLDEDKVKKTFKFPVKNVKNLDLDEGDEWKLNMLNTLPLVSPYSDGKELKLWSLEAEKYRVGVIHEFLNLTLEKKASIHHIVEFKEELSLTKHTYEMLKKQPKAFYLAGTEMNWVVFLKDGYGDEGVLINIDPQVVFNEKLYRYAQNKVIGDDI, from the coding sequence ATggcaaccaaaaacaaaatctcgTCCTTACTAAAAACCCTAATCTCTTCCTTCTCAAACCATTATCCTAGTAACTCCTCTCTTCAAAACCTCACAAATCCTAATTACAACTATCAATCCTCATCACCATTCTCAACTTCATTTCTCCGAACAAAATCACCATTTAAGAAAAATAGGAAGAAGAAAGACACACCTAGAACTAAATCAGTCCAACATGAATCACACCAAATCCAACATTTCGAACAAATCGTTCAAAGAGATATTAGTTTTCGGTTCTTAACCCGAAGTAAAGAATATCTATCTAAGCAACCACAGCACATTATTCGTCTGGATGATGCAGGTAAACTTTACCGTGAACTAGGGTTTCCTAGGGGTAGAAAAGTTAATAAATCAATCGATAAACATCCTTTACTTTATGAAATTTATAGACATGTTGATAATAAAGTTTGGTTTGGGTTTACTGATTTAATGGAAGATTTGATTGACGAAGAGAAAAGAATTATGGATTTAATGGAGAAAGACAGGGTTATTAAAGTAATTAAGTTGCTAATGATTTCAGCTGATAAAAGAATCCCATTAAGTAAGATTTATCATTGTAGATTATTATTTGGTATTCCTGAAGATTTTAGAGATAGAGTTGATAAGTATAGTGATTATTTTAGAATTGTTGTTGAAGAGGATGGGAAAAGAATTCTTGAATTAGTTAAATGGGATTCGTCGTTAGCTGTTAGTGAATTAGAAAGGGAATACATGTTAGATGAAGATAAAGTAAAGAAAACTTTCAAATTTCCTGTGAAAAATGTGAAAAATCTGGACTTAGATGAGGGTGATGAATGGAAGTTGAATATGTTGAATACGCTTCCGCTTGTTTCTCCGTATTCGGATGGGAAGGAATTGAAACTATGGTCTTTAGAAGCTGAGAAATATAGAGTTGGGGTTATACATGAGTTTTTGAACTTGACACTAGAGAAGAAAGCTTCAATTCATCATATTGTTGAGTTTAAGGAGGAATTGTCTCTTACTAAACATACTTATGAGATGCTGAAGAAGCAGCCGAAAGCGTTTTATCTTGCGGGTACAGAGATGAATTGGGTTGTTTTCTTGAAAGATGGTTATGGTGATGAAGGGGTTTTAATTAACATAGATCCACAAGTGGTTTTCAATGAGAAGTTGTATAGATATGCTCAAAACAAAGTAATTGGGGATGATATTTAG